The Acidobacteriota bacterium DNA segment CAGCACTTCCCACACGGTGTCTTCATCTTTGAGGTCATCCGCTCCCGCTCCCGCCACCAATTCAAATAATTCTTCTTCTGATTTGGCATCTTTATCGAGCACGATGACACCCAGATAGTCAAACATCCAGCCGACACAGCCGCTTTCACCCAAATTCCCGCCATTTTTTGAAAACAGGTGGCGCAGTTCTGAAACGGTTCGGTTGCGGTTATCAGTGGTCGCCTGGACCATAATTGCCACCCCAGCCGGGCCGTAGCCTTCATAGGTAATTTCTTCGTAGGTCAGACCTTCAATTTCACCAGTTCCGCGCTTAATGGCCTTGTCAATTGTATCGTTGGGAACATTTTCAGCCTTGGCGTCACTGACCGCTTTACGCAGCCGTGCGTTTGATCCCGGATCACCGCCCCCCATTCGGGCCGCAACCGTGATTTCTTTCACCATTCGGGTCGTGATTTTTCCACGTTTGGCATCGAGCGCACCCTTCTTATGTTTAATCGTATGCCATTTACTATGTCCAGACATGACAATCCTCGGAAAATAATAGAGATGATCGCTTTACCACTGACAGTGGTTGCAAGTGATGAAGAGGTTTTCAGGAGAAAACTCAAGACTATAGCAAGTTGATGTGTGATTGAAAACAGAAAACTCTAGCACGGTTGATGGACGGCGTAAATCGTAGGGGAATGCCAGGCTACTCCGGGAAAATCCGAAGGAAAAACAGTGCCAGTTGATTTTGAAATTGACAAAAATACAGCAAGTGTTCAGGATAGCACAGCATTTTGTATTTCAGTTCATTCAA contains these protein-coding regions:
- a CDS encoding YebC/PmpR family DNA-binding transcriptional regulator, encoding MSGHSKWHTIKHKKGALDAKRGKITTRMVKEITVAARMGGGDPGSNARLRKAVSDAKAENVPNDTIDKAIKRGTGEIEGLTYEEITYEGYGPAGVAIMVQATTDNRNRTVSELRHLFSKNGGNLGESGCVGWMFDYLGVIVLDKDAKSEEELFELVAGAGADDLKDEDTVWEVLTSPETFNDVYEAIKNAGLSPISAEITMVPKTSVKLEGKDAQAMLKFYDALDDHDDVQKISANFEVDESEY